From one Desulfuromonas acetoxidans DSM 684 genomic stretch:
- a CDS encoding aldehyde ferredoxin oxidoreductase family protein — protein sequence MDKIFRVNMTDLTTTVEDVPAEWAGLGGRALTSTIVATEVDPECHPLGEKNKLVFAPGLLSGTAAAQSGRMSCGAKSPLTGGIKESNAGGTTAQQFARMGIKAMIIEGMPKEDKFYSLHITKDGVTIAEESELLGSGNFAVIDAMVEKYDKKIGVMTIGLPGELKMASANISVKDPDGKIRSHGRGGMGAVMGSKKIKFMTVDSEGAGAVPIADPDTFKKAARVFAKAMLDHPVSGEGLPTYGTNVLVNILNEAGGLPTRNFTYGQFDAHDNISGETMHDTIVERGGSPKHGCHKGCIIQCSQVYNDKDGNYVTSGFEYETIWGMGANCCVENLDEIAEADNIMDDIGVDSIETVVMFGVAMEAGILPFGDGKGILRMLREEIGKGTPLGRILGGGAGNVGRTYGVTRVPVVKNQGIPAYDPRSVKGIGITYATSTMGADHTSGYTIATNILNVGGFVDPLSKDGQVELSRNLQIATAAIDSTGMCIFVAFPALDIPECLPALIDMINARFGCELTGDDVTELGKKVLKLEHQFNLDAGMTNKDDRLPEFFKTDPVPPHNAIWDFSDEEIDEFWNF from the coding sequence ATGGATAAGATTTTCCGCGTTAACATGACCGACCTGACCACCACCGTTGAAGACGTCCCGGCTGAATGGGCTGGTCTCGGTGGTCGTGCCCTGACCTCAACCATCGTAGCTACCGAGGTTGATCCTGAATGCCATCCTCTGGGAGAAAAAAACAAACTCGTTTTTGCCCCTGGCCTGCTTAGTGGTACCGCTGCGGCCCAATCCGGTCGTATGTCCTGCGGCGCTAAAAGTCCGCTGACCGGCGGCATCAAAGAGAGTAATGCCGGCGGCACCACCGCCCAGCAATTCGCCCGCATGGGCATCAAGGCGATGATCATTGAGGGCATGCCCAAAGAGGACAAGTTCTACAGCCTGCACATCACCAAAGACGGCGTGACCATCGCCGAAGAGTCCGAGCTGCTCGGTAGCGGCAACTTTGCTGTCATCGATGCCATGGTGGAAAAATATGACAAGAAAATCGGTGTCATGACCATCGGCCTGCCCGGCGAATTGAAGATGGCGTCTGCCAACATTTCAGTTAAAGATCCCGACGGCAAAATCCGCAGCCACGGCCGTGGCGGTATGGGTGCTGTTATGGGTTCGAAAAAAATCAAGTTCATGACCGTGGATTCCGAAGGTGCCGGTGCGGTGCCCATCGCGGACCCCGACACCTTCAAAAAAGCCGCCCGCGTGTTTGCTAAGGCGATGCTCGACCACCCGGTCAGCGGCGAAGGTCTGCCCACCTACGGCACCAACGTTCTGGTCAATATCCTCAACGAAGCCGGTGGCCTGCCGACCCGTAACTTCACCTATGGCCAGTTTGACGCCCACGACAACATCAGTGGTGAGACCATGCACGACACCATCGTTGAGCGTGGCGGTAGCCCCAAGCACGGTTGCCATAAGGGCTGCATCATCCAGTGCTCCCAGGTATACAACGACAAAGACGGCAACTATGTCACCTCCGGTTTCGAGTACGAGACCATCTGGGGCATGGGAGCCAACTGCTGTGTTGAAAACCTCGACGAGATCGCTGAAGCCGACAACATCATGGATGATATCGGTGTTGATTCCATCGAAACCGTCGTTATGTTCGGTGTGGCCATGGAAGCAGGCATCCTGCCGTTCGGTGACGGCAAAGGGATTCTGCGCATGCTGCGCGAAGAGATCGGCAAAGGCACCCCTCTGGGTCGTATCCTCGGTGGTGGTGCCGGCAATGTCGGTCGTACCTACGGCGTGACCCGTGTTCCTGTTGTCAAGAACCAGGGTATTCCGGCTTACGATCCGCGCAGTGTTAAGGGTATCGGCATCACCTATGCCACCAGCACCATGGGCGCAGACCACACTTCCGGTTACACTATCGCGACCAACATTCTCAATGTCGGCGGTTTTGTTGATCCGCTGAGCAAAGACGGTCAGGTTGAGCTGTCGCGCAATCTGCAGATTGCTACCGCAGCCATCGATTCCACCGGTATGTGTATCTTTGTTGCCTTCCCGGCGCTGGATATTCCCGAGTGTCTGCCGGCATTGATCGACATGATCAACGCCCGCTTCGGGTGTGAGCTGACCGGTGATGACGTCACCGAGCTGGGTAAGAAAGTCCTCAAGCTGGAGCATCAGTTCAATCTTGATGCCGGCATGACCAACAAGGACGATCGTCTGCCTGAGTTCTTCAAGACCGATCCGGTTCCGCCGCACAACGCGATCTGGGACTTCAGCGACGAAGAGATCGACGAATTCTGGAACTTTTAA
- the glp gene encoding gephyrin-like molybdotransferase Glp — protein MLSFQQARQTILDHVTPLGVERVGLLDASERIVAEDIIAPWSLPVWDNSAMDGFAVRHDDCSNDGTLTISGYIPAGGYSNDPVQPGTAVRIMTGAPIPPGADTVVPFEETSEKGDQLTIRGSVTVGDHIRVKGEDITDGENILTAGSLLRPAEIGLLATFNKVIVPVYRRPRVAILATGDELIEPGTPPNNHQIVNCNSFAVAAALKEIGAEPILLGIARDNRESHLQKIKEGLKADALITSAGVSAGDRDLVRDILEELDVKSVFWKIDIKPGRPTAFAMYGDKPVFSLPGNPVSTMITFEEFVKPALLKMMGHRRVFHPTVRAILKDDVKKKSGRTQFMRVFVTMQNGQYLASTSGDQNTGILKTMIRANGLAILPAAPDHIGSGAQVDVQLIGGDYV, from the coding sequence ATGCTTAGTTTCCAACAGGCCCGCCAAACCATTCTCGACCATGTCACACCTCTCGGTGTTGAACGGGTCGGCCTTCTTGATGCCAGTGAGCGTATTGTTGCCGAAGATATCATTGCACCGTGGAGTCTGCCGGTGTGGGACAACTCGGCCATGGATGGCTTTGCCGTCCGCCATGACGATTGTTCAAATGACGGCACTCTGACCATCAGCGGCTACATTCCCGCCGGTGGTTATAGCAATGACCCGGTACAACCCGGTACAGCCGTGCGCATCATGACCGGCGCGCCGATTCCACCGGGTGCCGACACCGTCGTGCCGTTCGAGGAGACCAGTGAAAAGGGTGATCAATTGACCATTCGCGGTTCCGTCACCGTCGGAGACCATATCCGCGTTAAAGGCGAGGATATCACCGACGGCGAGAACATTCTTACTGCCGGTTCTCTGCTACGCCCTGCGGAGATCGGGCTGCTGGCAACATTTAATAAAGTGATCGTCCCGGTGTACCGGAGACCCCGTGTCGCCATTTTGGCGACCGGAGATGAGCTGATCGAACCGGGCACACCACCCAACAACCATCAGATTGTCAATTGCAACAGTTTTGCCGTGGCCGCAGCCCTCAAAGAGATTGGCGCTGAACCGATCCTGCTCGGCATCGCCCGCGACAACCGCGAAAGCCACCTGCAGAAGATCAAGGAAGGGCTTAAAGCGGACGCGTTGATCACTTCTGCCGGTGTTTCCGCCGGTGATCGTGACCTGGTGCGTGACATCCTTGAAGAACTTGACGTCAAATCAGTATTTTGGAAGATCGACATTAAACCGGGACGCCCGACGGCCTTTGCCATGTATGGCGACAAGCCGGTGTTCTCCCTGCCCGGCAACCCAGTGTCGACCATGATCACGTTTGAGGAGTTCGTCAAACCGGCGTTGTTGAAGATGATGGGCCACCGCCGCGTCTTTCATCCTACGGTGCGGGCGATCCTCAAAGATGATGTGAAAAAGAAATCGGGACGCACCCAGTTTATGCGGGTGTTTGTCACCATGCAGAACGGCCAGTATCTTGCCAGCACTTCGGGCGATCAGAATACCGGCATTCTCAAGACCATGATTCGCGCCAACGGCCTGGCGATCCTTCCGGCAGCGCCCGACCACATCGGCTCCGGAGCCCAGGTTGACGTGCAATTGATCGGCGGAGACTATGTTTAG
- a CDS encoding iron-containing alcohol dehydrogenase, whose translation MALADQTYGFFIPTVSLMGVGCAKEAGDQAKALGATKLLIVTDAGLAAMGVADTIKGYVEAAGLEAVIFDGAEPNPTDKNVADGVKVYEDNKCDGIITLGGGSSHDCGKGVGLVVGNGGQIRDFEGVNQSTKSMPPFLAINTTAGTASEMTRFCIITNTDTHVKMAIVDWRCTPNIAINDPVLMVGKPAPLTAATGMDALTHAVEAYVSTIATPITDACAIKAIELVAEYLRQAVANGENMEARDKMAYAEYLAGMAFNNASLGYVHAMAHQLGGFYNLPHGVCNAVLLPVVCEFNSIANVKRFADIAVAMGENIDGLSDVEAAEVAIAAIRRLSADVGIPAGLTELGVKEEDLKIMAENAQKDACMLTNPLKAKLEQVIDIYKAAM comes from the coding sequence ATGGCATTAGCAGATCAAACTTACGGTTTCTTCATCCCGACAGTATCTTTGATGGGGGTAGGTTGTGCCAAGGAAGCCGGCGATCAAGCAAAAGCACTGGGCGCTACCAAGCTGCTCATCGTTACCGACGCTGGCCTGGCTGCCATGGGCGTTGCCGACACCATCAAAGGTTATGTTGAAGCTGCCGGTCTGGAAGCTGTTATCTTTGACGGCGCTGAGCCTAACCCGACAGATAAGAACGTTGCCGATGGCGTTAAAGTCTACGAAGACAACAAGTGTGACGGCATCATCACCCTGGGTGGTGGTAGCTCCCACGACTGCGGTAAAGGTGTAGGCCTGGTTGTTGGTAACGGCGGCCAGATTCGTGATTTCGAAGGTGTGAACCAGTCCACCAAATCCATGCCTCCGTTCCTGGCCATCAACACCACTGCAGGTACCGCGTCTGAAATGACCCGTTTCTGCATCATCACCAACACGGACACCCACGTTAAAATGGCCATTGTTGACTGGCGCTGCACGCCGAACATCGCGATCAATGATCCTGTTCTGATGGTTGGCAAGCCGGCTCCTCTGACTGCTGCGACCGGTATGGATGCACTGACTCACGCTGTTGAGGCTTATGTTTCCACCATCGCTACTCCGATCACTGACGCTTGCGCGATCAAAGCGATCGAGCTGGTCGCTGAGTACCTGCGTCAAGCTGTTGCCAACGGCGAGAACATGGAAGCCCGCGACAAGATGGCTTACGCTGAGTACCTGGCCGGTATGGCATTCAACAACGCCAGCCTCGGTTACGTTCACGCCATGGCTCACCAACTGGGTGGCTTCTACAACCTGCCTCACGGTGTCTGCAACGCTGTCCTGCTGCCGGTTGTTTGCGAATTCAACTCCATTGCCAACGTGAAGCGTTTCGCTGACATCGCTGTTGCCATGGGCGAGAACATCGACGGCCTGTCTGACGTTGAAGCCGCTGAAGTTGCCATCGCAGCCATCCGTCGTCTGTCCGCAGACGTTGGTATCCCTGCCGGTCTGACCGAGCTGGGTGTTAAAGAAGAAGATCTGAAGATCATGGCAGAGAACGCTCAGAAAGATGCCTGCATGCTGACCAACCCCCTCAAAGCGAAGTTGGAGCAAGTGATCGACATCTACAAGGCAGCAATGTAA
- a CDS encoding iron-containing alcohol dehydrogenase, whose translation MNISKFVMPEVIFGRGSLSQIGDSALRIGASKVFVVSDEDVINAGWVDKAKHYLHASGLETVTYAALTTNPKDYEVDEGLLRYLESGCDAIVVVGGGSPTDVAKAIAILATNGGVLRDYEGINKVTRPLPPMVIAPSTAGAGSEVTQFAIIVDSKRQLKMSIISKSLVPDIAIVDPELLRTKDSALAAATGIDAFTHGIETYVSLAATPMTEIHSLKCIELASQYLRKAVNDRSDMDANTNMSMASLTGGLALSNAILGATHAMTHQVDGLLDKHHGESNAAILPHVMEFNLPACPEKFRDIAIAMGEQVRGMTVEEAARQSIVAVNNLLSDIGLHQGLGEIGLPLDAIDRLSHNALNDACLVTNPRPASYEQIAEIFHKAM comes from the coding sequence ATGAATATCAGTAAGTTTGTCATGCCGGAGGTGATCTTCGGCCGCGGCAGTCTCAGCCAGATCGGCGACAGCGCCCTGCGTATCGGCGCCTCGAAAGTGTTTGTCGTCAGTGATGAAGATGTGATCAATGCCGGCTGGGTCGATAAAGCCAAGCATTACCTCCATGCCAGCGGCCTTGAAACGGTCACCTACGCAGCGCTGACCACCAATCCCAAGGACTACGAAGTGGATGAAGGCCTGCTGCGCTACCTCGAATCCGGTTGCGACGCCATTGTCGTGGTCGGCGGCGGCAGCCCGACAGACGTTGCCAAGGCGATTGCCATCCTGGCCACCAACGGCGGTGTGCTGCGCGACTACGAAGGGATCAACAAAGTCACCCGGCCGTTGCCACCAATGGTGATCGCTCCCAGTACCGCTGGGGCTGGTTCCGAAGTCACCCAGTTTGCCATCATCGTCGATTCCAAACGGCAGCTGAAAATGTCGATCATCTCCAAATCACTGGTGCCGGATATCGCCATCGTCGACCCGGAGTTACTGCGCACCAAGGATTCCGCTCTGGCCGCCGCCACCGGCATCGATGCCTTTACCCACGGTATTGAAACCTATGTGTCGCTGGCGGCAACACCGATGACCGAGATCCATTCACTCAAATGCATTGAACTGGCATCACAGTATCTGCGCAAGGCGGTCAACGACCGCAGTGACATGGATGCCAACACCAATATGTCGATGGCCAGTCTCACCGGGGGCCTGGCACTGTCCAACGCCATTCTCGGTGCCACCCATGCCATGACCCATCAGGTGGACGGCCTGCTTGATAAACATCATGGTGAGTCCAATGCGGCAATCCTGCCCCATGTTATGGAATTCAACCTGCCCGCCTGTCCGGAGAAATTCCGCGACATCGCTATTGCCATGGGAGAGCAGGTACGCGGCATGACCGTAGAAGAAGCCGCCCGACAATCCATTGTCGCCGTCAACAATCTGCTGTCCGATATCGGACTTCATCAGGGCTTGGGCGAAATCGGTTTGCCGCTCGATGCCATTGACCGCCTGAGTCACAACGCGTTGAACGATGCCTGTCTGGTCACCAACCCGCGGCCGGCCAGTTACGAGCAGATCGCGGAAATTTTCCACAAAGCCATGTAG
- a CDS encoding ABC transporter permease gives MSFIVESLRTAFALILSFDGEVFNTVNTSLTISSVAIVIATLISVPIGIVIALNQFTGKTICLTLLNTLMALPTVVVGLVVYGFLSRQGPLGQFGLLFTPGAMIIGQTILATPIVTNYTLAAVVGSDPRILPTAQTLGAGPLTSVLVLVKEIRFGIMAALIAGFGRIIAEVGVAMMLGGNIRGYTRTMTTAIALETSKGEFAFGLALGIILLSVALAINIFLNLLQQRSR, from the coding sequence GTGAGCTTTATTGTTGAATCATTGCGCACAGCGTTTGCGCTGATTCTGTCTTTCGACGGGGAGGTGTTCAATACAGTGAACACCTCCCTGACGATCTCGAGTGTAGCCATTGTCATCGCCACACTGATCAGTGTGCCCATCGGCATCGTCATTGCCCTCAACCAGTTCACCGGCAAAACCATTTGCCTGACACTGCTGAACACGTTGATGGCTTTGCCGACGGTGGTAGTCGGCTTGGTGGTGTACGGTTTCCTCAGCCGTCAGGGGCCTCTGGGTCAGTTCGGTTTGCTGTTTACTCCAGGCGCCATGATTATCGGTCAGACGATTCTGGCCACGCCCATCGTCACCAATTACACCCTGGCGGCGGTGGTCGGATCGGATCCACGCATTTTGCCGACAGCCCAAACATTGGGAGCCGGCCCTCTGACCAGTGTACTGGTTCTGGTTAAAGAGATCCGTTTCGGCATTATGGCCGCCCTGATTGCCGGTTTTGGCCGCATCATTGCCGAAGTGGGCGTGGCCATGATGCTCGGCGGCAACATTCGCGGCTATACCCGCACCATGACCACGGCGATTGCTCTGGAAACCAGCAAAGGGGAATTCGCTTTTGGTCTGGCCCTGGGCATCATTTTGTTGTCCGTGGCCCTGGCGATTAATATTTTTCTCAATCTTCTGCAACAGAGGTCCCGATGA
- a CDS encoding DUF4242 domain-containing protein, with the protein MPTFVVERDLEGAGWLSAEQLEGIAHRACEIVDAMDHQVTWVESYVTENKFYCVYVAPDVAAVQEHAMRGELPISRVAEVFKKFGPEVDNA; encoded by the coding sequence ATGCCAACATTTGTTGTTGAACGAGATCTCGAAGGTGCCGGCTGGCTGTCAGCCGAACAACTCGAAGGCATCGCCCATCGCGCGTGCGAAATCGTCGATGCCATGGATCACCAGGTGACCTGGGTAGAGAGCTATGTCACCGAGAACAAGTTTTATTGCGTGTATGTTGCACCTGACGTGGCTGCGGTGCAGGAACACGCTATGCGTGGAGAGCTTCCGATCAGCCGGGTGGCTGAAGTGTTCAAAAAGTTTGGACCGGAAGTGGACAACGCCTGA
- a CDS encoding HesA/MoeB/ThiF family protein has translation MSEVRASVECCVCDGMLSWSDQLTIARQYSVSVAYIEAVALERGILPARYQRNRNMLNCRDQLALFSSHIAVVGCGGLGGYIIEELARIGVGHLTVIDPDFFEEHNLNRQILSTPANLGHDKVAVAAHRVAEINPAVTVTPVVKALSRTNGCGLLAGAQVVVDGLDNIDTRLELSEVCESLELPLVHGAIAGWYGHVTSQMPGDKSLDTLYGQKQRPKGIEGSLGNPSFTPSLIASVQVAEVIKILLNHGEPLRHRLFTIDLLDMECIETPL, from the coding sequence ATGTCCGAAGTTCGCGCCAGTGTAGAATGCTGCGTGTGCGACGGTATGCTCAGTTGGAGTGATCAGCTGACCATTGCCCGACAATACAGTGTCAGCGTAGCCTACATCGAAGCCGTCGCGTTAGAGCGCGGCATTCTTCCGGCGCGCTATCAGCGTAATCGCAATATGCTCAATTGCCGCGACCAGCTGGCGTTGTTCAGCAGCCATATCGCAGTGGTTGGTTGCGGCGGCCTGGGTGGCTACATCATCGAAGAGCTGGCCCGCATTGGCGTCGGTCACCTGACCGTGATTGATCCTGACTTTTTTGAAGAGCACAATCTCAATCGCCAGATTCTGTCGACACCGGCAAATCTCGGTCATGACAAAGTCGCTGTGGCGGCACACCGTGTCGCGGAGATTAATCCGGCCGTGACCGTCACCCCGGTTGTCAAAGCTTTGTCCCGCACCAACGGCTGTGGCCTGTTGGCCGGAGCTCAGGTCGTGGTGGACGGGCTCGACAACATTGATACCCGTCTCGAACTGTCCGAGGTCTGCGAATCACTGGAGCTGCCTCTGGTTCATGGGGCCATCGCTGGTTGGTATGGCCACGTGACCTCACAGATGCCCGGTGACAAGAGTTTAGACACCCTCTACGGCCAGAAGCAGAGGCCGAAAGGGATTGAGGGATCGTTAGGAAATCCCTCATTTACCCCGAGCCTGATTGCCTCTGTGCAAGTGGCCGAGGTGATCAAGATTTTATTGAACCATGGGGAACCCCTGCGCCATCGCCTGTTTACCATCGACCTTCTGGATATGGAGTGTATCGAAACACCCCTTTAG
- the moaA gene encoding GTP 3',8-cyclase MoaA, whose amino-acid sequence MKLIDRYGRKINYLRLSVTDRCNMRCRYCMPAHGVEKVTHDDVLSYEELYRISQAAVTTGIEKIRVTGGEPLVRKGIVPFLERLSRIDGLKQLVLTTNGLMLDEMAYDLKQAGVKHLNVSLDSLNANTFAEVTRGANLVKVLAGLAAAERVGLPVKLNMVVMRGVNDHEIERFAELTRDKPLAVRFIEYMPALKEPGWQKLSLSGHEVLERLGERYRLDAVDRHELAGPACEYRIPGAKGTIGVITPITGHFCKSCNRIRVTSTGKARSCLFSEKGVDLKPILDSEDQLALQGALRTVVTLKPDMHNVSVDQCDHTAFAMSNIGG is encoded by the coding sequence ATGAAACTGATCGATCGCTACGGGCGAAAAATCAACTACCTCAGATTGTCTGTCACTGACCGCTGCAATATGCGTTGTCGCTATTGCATGCCGGCTCACGGTGTGGAAAAAGTCACCCATGACGATGTGCTCAGCTATGAAGAGCTCTATCGTATCTCTCAGGCGGCTGTGACAACCGGCATCGAAAAGATCCGCGTCACCGGTGGAGAACCCCTTGTACGTAAGGGCATTGTACCGTTTCTGGAGCGTCTGTCGCGTATTGACGGCCTCAAGCAGCTGGTTTTGACCACCAATGGTCTGATGCTCGATGAGATGGCCTATGACCTCAAGCAGGCCGGTGTTAAACATCTCAATGTCAGTCTTGATTCCCTCAATGCCAACACCTTTGCCGAAGTTACCCGTGGTGCCAACCTGGTGAAAGTTCTTGCTGGTCTGGCGGCTGCTGAACGTGTCGGTCTGCCGGTCAAGCTCAATATGGTGGTGATGCGCGGTGTCAATGATCATGAAATCGAGCGCTTTGCCGAGCTGACCCGTGACAAGCCGCTGGCGGTACGCTTTATCGAATACATGCCCGCCCTCAAAGAGCCGGGCTGGCAGAAGTTGTCGCTGTCCGGACACGAAGTCCTTGAGCGATTAGGCGAGCGCTACCGTCTTGATGCGGTGGATCGCCATGAACTGGCTGGTCCAGCGTGCGAATACCGTATCCCCGGAGCCAAGGGGACCATCGGCGTGATCACGCCGATCACCGGTCATTTCTGTAAAAGTTGCAACCGTATTCGCGTCACCTCAACCGGCAAAGCCCGCAGTTGCCTGTTTTCGGAAAAAGGGGTCGATCTCAAGCCGATCCTCGACAGTGAAGATCAGCTGGCCCTGCAGGGAGCATTACGCACCGTGGTGACACTCAAACCGGATATGCATAACGTCAGCGTGGATCAGTGCGATCACACCGCTTTTGCCATGTCCAATATCGGCGGTTGA
- a CDS encoding MoaD/ThiS family protein, translated as MMNITVKLFANFRVGRFKEAQRNYPNNTPCRLVLQELYITEEELGVLMVNSRHADLDQELKDGDTVSIFPLVGGG; from the coding sequence ATGATGAATATCACAGTCAAGCTGTTTGCCAACTTTCGCGTCGGGCGTTTCAAAGAAGCCCAACGCAACTATCCCAATAACACGCCATGCCGCCTGGTGTTGCAGGAACTCTACATCACCGAGGAGGAACTGGGCGTGCTGATGGTCAACAGCCGTCATGCCGATCTTGATCAGGAACTCAAAGACGGTGATACCGTGTCCATCTTCCCCCTGGTTGGAGGCGGTTAG
- a CDS encoding ABC transporter ATP-binding protein translates to MSELYRLEQIRYRYANEQRCALDIASLSFATGHLYALHGANGSGKSTLLNCLALLINPQSGSLYFRQRRVQRGWFSLPRLRRQITLVHQTPYLFDGTVNDNLRVALRLGGICSNQAQQAVDDALDSVGLADFHNRSARELSGGEQKRVAIARALALRPKVLLLDEPTANMDKYSVERLEQLISTLPDQGITVIIASHDQAQAQRLGSQVIELQGGQVVTSDDMMIKEKSYA, encoded by the coding sequence ATGAGTGAACTGTACCGTCTTGAACAGATCCGCTACCGCTATGCCAATGAGCAGCGCTGCGCCCTGGACATCGCGTCTTTGTCATTCGCAACCGGACACCTCTACGCACTGCATGGCGCCAACGGCTCCGGCAAGAGTACCTTGCTCAATTGCCTGGCGCTGCTTATTAACCCGCAAAGCGGGTCACTCTATTTCAGGCAACGCCGTGTCCAGAGGGGCTGGTTCTCCCTGCCACGGTTACGCCGTCAGATCACGTTGGTCCACCAGACGCCTTATCTGTTTGACGGCACGGTCAACGACAATCTGCGCGTGGCCCTGCGGCTCGGTGGCATCTGCTCCAATCAGGCACAGCAGGCAGTTGATGACGCACTGGACAGTGTCGGCCTGGCAGATTTTCACAACCGCAGCGCACGTGAACTCTCGGGCGGAGAACAAAAAAGGGTCGCCATTGCCCGCGCTCTGGCCTTACGTCCCAAAGTTCTGCTCCTTGATGAGCCAACAGCCAATATGGACAAATACAGTGTCGAGCGACTCGAACAACTGATCTCCACCCTGCCCGATCAGGGCATCACCGTGATTATCGCCAGTCATGACCAGGCTCAGGCCCAGCGTCTCGGCAGTCAGGTGATCGAACTTCAGGGGGGGCAGGTGGTTACGTCGGACGACATGATGATAAAGGAAAAATCCTATGCTTAG
- a CDS encoding substrate-binding domain-containing protein: MKQLRMVLFSLMIVLLLAGAALAQEHLKLATTTSTENSGLLSALLPTFEAQNNCKVDVIAVGTGKAIKLGMAGDVDVILVHARAKEDAFVDGGYGVDRQDVMYNDFVVVGPPADPAGIKGTSDVAAALAKIAHSKATFVSRGDESGTHFKELALWKAADLKPAGDWYLEAGRGMGEVLTMADERQGYALTDRGTYIAYQGKIDLQVVVEGDKRLFNPYGVIPVNPAKHPHAKYELATAFANFLTGETGQKMIDGYRKNNQQLFFTYEK, translated from the coding sequence ATGAAACAACTGCGAATGGTACTCTTTTCATTGATGATCGTCCTGCTGCTGGCTGGGGCCGCCTTGGCTCAGGAGCACCTGAAGCTGGCCACGACCACATCGACGGAAAACTCCGGTCTGCTCAGTGCTCTGCTGCCGACCTTTGAAGCGCAGAACAACTGCAAGGTCGACGTGATTGCCGTGGGTACCGGCAAGGCAATCAAGCTGGGTATGGCTGGCGATGTGGATGTCATCCTGGTCCACGCCCGTGCCAAGGAAGATGCATTTGTCGACGGCGGCTACGGCGTTGATCGTCAGGATGTGATGTACAATGATTTTGTCGTCGTCGGTCCGCCAGCAGACCCGGCAGGCATTAAAGGCACCAGTGACGTGGCTGCGGCTCTGGCGAAAATTGCCCACAGCAAAGCGACCTTCGTCTCACGTGGTGATGAGTCTGGCACCCACTTTAAAGAGTTGGCACTGTGGAAAGCTGCGGATTTAAAACCAGCCGGCGACTGGTATCTCGAAGCGGGGCGCGGCATGGGGGAAGTTCTCACCATGGCCGATGAGCGCCAGGGCTATGCTCTGACCGACCGCGGCACCTACATTGCCTATCAGGGCAAAATCGACCTGCAGGTTGTTGTTGAAGGCGACAAGCGGTTGTTTAACCCGTATGGCGTCATTCCGGTGAATCCAGCCAAGCATCCGCATGCAAAGTATGAACTGGCCACGGCGTTTGCCAATTTTCTCACCGGTGAAACCGGGCAGAAGATGATTGACGGCTACCGGAAAAACAACCAACAACTGTTTTTCACCTACGAGAAATAA